In Sphingomonas sp. R1, a single genomic region encodes these proteins:
- a CDS encoding BlaI/MecI/CopY family transcriptional regulator has protein sequence MTERISEAEHAVMEVLWEESPLTAQEVTERVPADRDWSANTVKTLLGRLLAKNVIAHEEEGRRYRYRPLVARGDYVVGESRKLIDRLFGGRLTPLVAHLAERDAITDQDIAEIEALLKELKQ, from the coding sequence ATGACCGAGCGAATCAGCGAAGCCGAACATGCGGTGATGGAGGTTCTGTGGGAGGAATCGCCGCTCACCGCGCAGGAAGTGACCGAGCGGGTACCCGCCGATCGCGACTGGAGCGCCAATACGGTCAAGACGCTGCTCGGGCGGCTGCTCGCCAAGAACGTCATCGCGCATGAGGAAGAGGGGCGGCGCTACCGCTATCGCCCGCTCGTCGCGCGGGGCGATTATGTGGTAGGCGAGTCGCGCAAACTGATCGACCGGCTGTTCGGCGGCCGGCTGACGCCGCTGGTGGCGCATCTGGCGGAACGGGACGCCATCACCGACCAGGACATCGCCGAAATCGAAGCTCTCCTGAAGGAGCTGAAGCAATGA
- the leuD gene encoding 3-isopropylmalate dehydratase small subunit produces MEPIQQVSGRAYPWGAKNIDTDIIIPAHWLKTTTREGLGKGAFESVRAEPGNLFDDPRYAGAPILVAGENFGCGSSREHAAWALADLGIQAVIAPSFSDIFSGNAFKNGIVTVVLPQEAIDRLVQVATANEITVDLETMTVTTDFQDRFAFELDPFRRDCLMQGLDEIGMTLAQDTAISKFESAVAHERPWIAVGGGHEGVAVEGVGRT; encoded by the coding sequence ATGGAGCCGATCCAGCAGGTTTCGGGCCGCGCCTACCCTTGGGGCGCCAAGAACATCGATACGGACATCATCATCCCCGCGCACTGGCTGAAGACCACGACGCGCGAGGGGTTGGGCAAGGGTGCTTTCGAAAGCGTGCGCGCGGAGCCGGGCAATCTGTTCGACGATCCGCGCTATGCGGGCGCGCCGATCCTGGTGGCGGGCGAGAATTTCGGCTGCGGCTCCAGCCGCGAGCACGCCGCCTGGGCGCTGGCCGATCTTGGCATCCAGGCAGTGATCGCGCCGAGCTTCTCCGACATCTTCTCGGGCAACGCCTTCAAGAACGGCATCGTCACCGTGGTGCTGCCGCAGGAGGCGATCGACCGGCTGGTGCAGGTGGCGACCGCCAACGAGATCACCGTCGACCTGGAGACGATGACCGTCACCACCGACTTCCAGGACCGCTTCGCCTTCGAGCTCGACCCGTTTCGCCGCGACTGCCTGATGCAGGGGCTGGACGAGATCGGCATGACGCTGGCACAAGATACCGCGATTTCGAAATTCGAATCCGCGGTTGCGCATGAACGCCCGTGGATCGCTGTAGGAGGCGGACATGAAGGCGTTGCTGTCGAAGGCGTTGGGCGGACCTGA
- a CDS encoding DUF1476 domain-containing protein, giving the protein MTAFDDRERAFEAKFARDEDIAFRITARRNKLLGQWAAAKMGLTPEETDAYAKAVVQADFEEAGDEDVIRKLLGDMLAANVEIDDATVRRAIEEQTVEARRQLMESK; this is encoded by the coding sequence ATGACCGCATTCGACGATCGCGAACGGGCGTTCGAGGCGAAGTTCGCGCGCGACGAGGATATTGCGTTCCGCATCACCGCGCGTCGCAACAAGCTGCTCGGCCAGTGGGCCGCCGCCAAGATGGGCCTCACGCCCGAAGAGACCGACGCCTATGCCAAGGCCGTCGTCCAGGCCGATTTCGAGGAAGCCGGCGACGAGGACGTGATCCGCAAGCTGCTCGGCGACATGCTCGCCGCGAATGTCGAGATCGACGACGCCACCGTGCGCCGCGCGATCGAGGAGCAGACCGTCGAGGCGCGCCGCCAGCTGATGGAATCCAAGTAA
- a CDS encoding MBL fold metallo-hydrolase, giving the protein MTDDAPTGLAIALEPLVTRILAGNPSPFTHTGTQTYLVGTDDLAVIDPGPDEADHLSALLTAIGGRPVRAILCTHTHRDHSPAAPALKAATGAPIIGCAPLVLDDAGPRADAAFDTGYAPDVVLADGEQVAGQGWTLSAVATPGHTSNHLCFALEESGALFTGDHVMGWSTTVVAPPDGNMADYMASLETLMAREQDRIYYPAHGEPIENPRRFVRGLAGHRRQREGQILRLLGDGIGAVPDMVSRMYVGLDPRLHGAAARSVLAHLLDLQARGRVAGDGNDWKILPQ; this is encoded by the coding sequence ATGACCGATGATGCGCCCACGGGCCTTGCGATCGCGCTGGAGCCGCTGGTGACGCGGATCCTCGCGGGCAACCCCTCTCCGTTCACCCATACCGGCACGCAGACCTATCTGGTCGGCACCGACGATCTTGCCGTGATCGATCCCGGCCCGGACGAGGCGGACCATCTGTCCGCGCTGCTCACCGCGATCGGCGGGCGGCCCGTGCGCGCGATCCTGTGCACCCACACCCACCGCGACCACAGCCCCGCCGCGCCTGCGCTCAAGGCCGCAACGGGCGCCCCGATCATCGGCTGCGCACCGCTGGTGCTCGACGATGCGGGTCCGCGTGCGGATGCCGCCTTCGATACCGGCTATGCGCCCGATGTCGTGCTTGCCGATGGCGAGCAGGTGGCAGGGCAGGGCTGGACGCTCAGTGCCGTGGCGACCCCGGGGCACACGTCCAACCATCTCTGCTTCGCGCTGGAGGAAAGCGGCGCGTTGTTCACCGGCGACCATGTGATGGGCTGGTCGACCACCGTGGTTGCCCCGCCGGACGGGAACATGGCGGACTATATGGCGAGCCTCGAGACGCTGATGGCGCGCGAGCAGGACCGCATCTACTATCCCGCGCACGGCGAGCCCATTGAGAATCCCCGTCGCTTCGTCCGCGGGCTCGCAGGCCATCGCAGGCAGCGCGAGGGGCAGATCCTCCGGCTTCTCGGCGATGGGATCGGCGCCGTGCCCGACATGGTGTCGCGCATGTATGTCGGCCTCGATCCGCGGCTGCACGGCGCGGCGGCGCGCTCGGTGCTGGCGCACCTGCTCGATCTGCAGGCGCGCGGGCGGGTGGCCGGTGATGGCAACGATTGGAAAATACTGCCGCAGTAA
- a CDS encoding NADPH:quinone oxidoreductase family protein, which yields MKALLSKALGGPDTLSLEELPDPVPGKGQVLVAVRACAINYPDVLIIEDRYQFKPPRPFAPGGEIAGVVEAVGEGVTDWAPGDRVIAVPGHGGLVEKLLLSPAQLYRLPEGRSFEEGAALLLTYATTIHALLDRGRLTAGQTLLVLGAAGGVGLAAIELGKAYGATVVAAVSSEEKAEAARAAGADAALVYPRGPLDKEASKALAEAFKAEVGPKGADVIYDPVGGDYAEPALRAIGWEGRYLVVGFPAGIPKLPLNLTLLKSCDVCGVFWGAFAARDPQANRAHVDTLFRLWSEGKIAPRVTEVFPFAEGGAAIAKMAARAVIGKVVVRVAG from the coding sequence ATGAAGGCGTTGCTGTCGAAGGCGTTGGGCGGACCTGATACTCTAAGCCTGGAAGAACTGCCCGATCCGGTTCCGGGCAAGGGCCAGGTGCTGGTCGCGGTGCGGGCCTGCGCGATCAACTATCCCGACGTGCTGATCATCGAGGATCGCTACCAGTTCAAGCCGCCCCGGCCGTTCGCGCCGGGCGGCGAGATCGCGGGTGTGGTCGAAGCGGTCGGCGAGGGCGTCACCGACTGGGCACCGGGCGACCGGGTGATCGCGGTGCCGGGCCATGGCGGGCTCGTTGAGAAGCTGCTGCTGAGCCCGGCGCAGCTCTACCGCCTGCCCGAGGGCCGCAGCTTCGAGGAAGGTGCTGCGCTGCTGCTCACCTATGCGACGACGATCCACGCGCTACTCGACCGCGGCAGGCTGACGGCCGGGCAGACACTGCTGGTGCTGGGCGCGGCGGGCGGCGTCGGGTTGGCGGCGATCGAGCTGGGCAAGGCGTACGGCGCGACGGTGGTGGCGGCGGTCTCCTCCGAGGAAAAGGCCGAGGCCGCGCGGGCGGCGGGGGCGGATGCGGCGCTCGTCTATCCGCGCGGCCCCCTCGACAAGGAAGCCTCGAAGGCGCTGGCCGAGGCGTTCAAGGCGGAAGTCGGCCCCAAGGGCGCGGACGTGATCTACGACCCCGTAGGCGGTGACTATGCCGAGCCGGCGCTGCGCGCGATCGGCTGGGAGGGGCGCTATCTCGTGGTGGGTTTCCCCGCCGGCATCCCCAAGCTGCCGCTCAACCTCACCTTGCTCAAGAGCTGCGACGTCTGCGGCGTGTTCTGGGGCGCCTTCGCCGCGCGCGACCCGCAAGCCAACCGCGCGCACGTCGACACGCTGTTCCGGCTGTGGAGCGAAGGCAAGATCGCGCCGCGGGTGACGGAGGTGTTCCCGTTCGCCGAGGGCGGCGCTGCAATCGCCAAGATGGCGGCGCGGGCGGTGATCGGGAAGGTGGTGGTGCGGGTTGCGGGGTAG
- a CDS encoding c-type cytochrome, with product MAMRIWARLGLGVAALVAAGVGGLYGASEWVIRRSHAVPLAPIAVPHDAASIAEGSRLATLTGCKSCHGDGKGAVWTPVDWREGQVAPPPIARSIVRYSDAELARLIRQGMTKEGRTVFIMPAWSMTYLADDDVGRIIAWARSLRPAPGDVLATTWFGPVGRWKILTGETRPSVVADPHGVAKRPADPGRYLTQVLCSECHALTEPRAHDGKPVPPLAPMAASYAPAEFQRLLHEGIGAGGRDVGFMGTIVKENLHALRPDEVDAVQRYLRGVAAKEAGAVAPQVSGRAR from the coding sequence ATGGCGATGCGGATCTGGGCGCGACTGGGGCTGGGCGTGGCGGCGCTGGTCGCAGCGGGCGTGGGCGGGCTCTATGGCGCCTCCGAATGGGTGATCCGCCGCAGCCATGCCGTGCCGCTCGCCCCCATCGCGGTGCCGCACGACGCCGCCTCGATTGCGGAGGGATCGCGGCTGGCGACGCTCACCGGCTGCAAGAGCTGCCACGGCGACGGCAAGGGCGCGGTGTGGACGCCGGTCGACTGGCGCGAGGGGCAGGTCGCCCCGCCGCCGATCGCGCGGAGCATCGTGCGCTACTCGGACGCCGAACTCGCCCGGCTGATCCGCCAGGGCATGACGAAGGAGGGGCGGACGGTCTTCATCATGCCCGCCTGGTCGATGACATACCTTGCCGACGACGATGTCGGCCGGATCATCGCCTGGGCCCGCAGCCTGAGGCCCGCGCCCGGCGACGTGCTGGCGACCACCTGGTTCGGCCCCGTCGGCCGCTGGAAGATCCTCACCGGCGAAACCCGGCCGAGCGTGGTGGCCGATCCGCACGGCGTGGCGAAGCGCCCCGCCGATCCGGGGCGGTACCTGACGCAGGTGCTCTGCTCCGAATGCCACGCGCTTACCGAGCCGCGGGCCCATGACGGCAAGCCCGTGCCCCCGCTGGCGCCGATGGCGGCCAGCTACGCGCCGGCGGAGTTCCAGCGGCTGCTGCACGAGGGCATTGGGGCAGGCGGGCGGGATGTCGGCTTCATGGGCACGATCGTGAAGGAAAATCTCCACGCGCTGCGGCCCGACGAGGTGGACGCGGTGCAGCGCTATTTGCGCGGGGTGGCGGCGAAGGAAGCGGGCGCAGTGGCCCCGCAGGTCAGTGGCCGCGCGCGGTGA
- a CDS encoding helix-turn-helix domain-containing protein — protein MSLDQLAARTRIGRTHLEWIEGARFDRCGAPIYAIGFARAIARTLELAETPILASIRAGHAERAPCLQAPPRPVRRAAMPSLGLATTATLLLTLLGVVRG, from the coding sequence ATGTCGCTTGACCAGCTGGCCGCGCGAACGCGGATCGGCCGCACCCATCTGGAGTGGATCGAAGGCGCGCGGTTCGATCGCTGCGGCGCCCCGATCTATGCCATCGGATTCGCCCGCGCCATCGCCCGCACGCTGGAGCTGGCGGAGACGCCGATCCTGGCCTCGATCCGCGCCGGTCATGCCGAACGCGCCCCCTGCCTGCAGGCGCCGCCACGCCCCGTCCGGCGCGCGGCGATGCCCTCGCTGGGGCTCGCCACCACCGCCACGCTGCTGCTGACGCTGCTCGGCGTGGTGCGCGGCTGA
- the grxD gene encoding Grx4 family monothiol glutaredoxin, whose translation MTDDTQARIQQLVDGSDVLLFMKGSPLFPQCGFSSRAVAILNHLGVEFDSVDVLQDQGVRQGIKAFSDWPTIPQLYVKGEFVGGSDIMMEMYESGELTQLMADKGVAASA comes from the coding sequence ATGACCGACGATACCCAGGCCCGCATCCAGCAGCTGGTCGATGGCAGCGACGTGCTGCTGTTCATGAAGGGCAGCCCCCTGTTTCCCCAGTGCGGCTTTTCGAGCCGTGCCGTGGCGATCCTCAACCATCTCGGCGTCGAGTTCGACAGCGTCGACGTGCTGCAGGACCAGGGCGTCCGCCAGGGCATCAAGGCCTTTTCCGACTGGCCGACCATCCCCCAGCTCTATGTGAAGGGCGAGTTCGTCGGCGGTTCGGACATCATGATGGAAATGTACGAAAGCGGCGAGCTGACCCAGCTGATGGCCGACAAGGGCGTCGCGGCTTCGGCCTGA
- a CDS encoding M56 family metallopeptidase, whose protein sequence is MIGWWIETLLASTLLMLLALALRGPVRKAFGPQLAYALWVLPAARMLLPPLPGQWHLSALLAPLTRRAAEAPAVAMGVLNPDTLPANLDQGAVLTIDLSAGAHPLPAALVAPTPVAEGLNVTLLLLALWSAGALLFLGYHLVAHRRFCRHLLSRARVDRTVAEGRVRVIETDAAHGPLAFGIFRKYVAFPRDFSERYDEVERDLALAHELGHHLRGDLVANWAALIVLAAHWFNPVAWRAFRAFRADQEMACDALVLAGRAQALRHAYGRAIVKSAHGGAVSAACHLHTINDVKGRLRMLSIHRKLSPIRIGAGLAGITTVSLAALALTASGSQAAERLRTSMGDAIQSQAAPAAPAAPAAPAAPAAPGAPAAPPAPAAPPAPAAPAIPEGPVGKHHVVRIDRTVQDGKGIKRMVIIQRDGKRQEITMPDMAAIQASIPEIRDGKCGKGDAPTVEHRSEGNKQVMIICSDRIAAMSANASRMASFDAEHSARMAEHTKKMAMNSALMSLQHARRTIEMQTSLTASQRAEALAGIDQALAELREDAKDDD, encoded by the coding sequence ATGATCGGCTGGTGGATCGAAACCCTGCTCGCAAGCACGCTGCTGATGCTGCTGGCGCTTGCGCTTCGTGGGCCCGTGCGCAAGGCATTCGGGCCGCAGCTTGCCTATGCGCTGTGGGTGCTGCCCGCCGCGCGGATGCTGCTGCCGCCGCTGCCGGGGCAATGGCATCTGAGCGCGCTGCTCGCGCCGCTCACCCGCAGGGCGGCCGAGGCGCCGGCGGTGGCGATGGGGGTGCTCAATCCCGACACGCTACCGGCGAACCTCGACCAGGGGGCGGTGCTTACCATCGACCTGAGCGCCGGCGCCCATCCTCTGCCCGCCGCGCTGGTCGCGCCGACGCCGGTAGCCGAAGGGCTGAACGTCACGCTGCTCCTGCTGGCGCTGTGGAGCGCGGGCGCGCTGTTGTTCCTTGGCTATCATCTGGTCGCGCATCGCCGCTTCTGCCGGCACCTGCTGTCGCGGGCGCGGGTCGATCGTACCGTGGCCGAGGGCCGGGTGCGGGTGATCGAGACCGATGCCGCGCACGGCCCGCTCGCCTTCGGCATCTTCCGCAAATATGTCGCGTTCCCGCGCGACTTTTCCGAGCGCTACGACGAGGTCGAACGCGATCTCGCGCTCGCGCATGAACTCGGCCACCATCTGCGCGGCGACCTAGTCGCCAACTGGGCCGCGCTGATCGTGCTGGCCGCCCACTGGTTCAATCCGGTCGCATGGCGGGCGTTCCGCGCCTTCCGCGCCGATCAGGAAATGGCCTGCGACGCCCTGGTGCTCGCCGGCCGCGCCCAGGCACTGCGCCATGCCTATGGCCGTGCGATCGTCAAGTCCGCGCATGGGGGCGCGGTCTCGGCGGCTTGTCACCTCCACACCATAAACGACGTCAAAGGGAGATTACGCATGCTCTCGATTCACCGGAAGCTTTCCCCCATCCGCATCGGCGCGGGGCTGGCCGGGATCACCACCGTTTCGCTCGCCGCGCTGGCGCTGACCGCCTCGGGCAGCCAGGCCGCGGAGCGCCTCCGCACCAGCATGGGCGACGCGATCCAATCGCAGGCCGCGCCTGCCGCGCCCGCTGCCCCGGCCGCCCCGGCGGCGCCCGCCGCCCCCGGCGCGCCGGCAGCACCCCCGGCACCCGCCGCGCCGCCGGCACCGGCCGCACCCGCGATCCCCGAAGGCCCCGTCGGCAAGCACCATGTCGTGCGGATCGACCGGACCGTGCAGGACGGGAAGGGCATCAAGAGGATGGTGATCATCCAGCGCGACGGAAAGCGCCAGGAAATCACCATGCCGGACATGGCGGCGATCCAGGCGAGCATCCCCGAGATTCGCGACGGCAAGTGCGGCAAGGGCGATGCGCCCACCGTCGAACACCGCAGCGAGGGCAACAAGCAGGTGATGATCATCTGCAGCGACCGGATTGCCGCGATGAGCGCGAACGCCAGCCGGATGGCGTCGTTCGACGCCGAACATAGTGCGCGCATGGCCGAACACACCAAGAAGATGGCGATGAACAGCGCGCTGATGAGCCTGCAGCACGCCCGTCGCACGATCGAGATGCAAACCAGCCTCACGGCTTCCCAGCGTGCCGAAGCGCTGGCCGGGATCGACCAAGCGCTGGCCGAACTGCGCGAGGACGCGAAGGACGACGACTGA
- a CDS encoding BolA family protein codes for MPMPAAEIEALIRAGIPDAQIEITDLAGDGDHYAARVVAPMFRGMPRVRQHQAVYAALGGRMGGVLHALQLTTEATPEE; via the coding sequence ATGCCGATGCCCGCTGCCGAGATCGAGGCGCTGATCCGCGCCGGCATCCCCGACGCGCAGATCGAGATCACCGATCTCGCCGGCGACGGCGACCACTATGCAGCGCGGGTCGTCGCCCCCATGTTCCGGGGCATGCCGCGCGTGCGGCAGCATCAGGCCGTCTATGCGGCGCTGGGTGGACGGATGGGCGGCGTGCTCCACGCGCTCCAGCTGACCACCGAAGCGACGCCCGAGGAGTAA
- the nadA gene encoding quinolinate synthase NadA, which translates to MDARNGIGGSLSGLDLRAEIERLRKERNAVILAHYYQKPELQDLADFVGDSLDLSRKAAETNADVIAFCGVRFMAETAKILSPDKIVVLPDMDAGCSLEDSCPPDQFAAFRAQHPDHIALTYINCSTEVKALSDIIVTSSSAEKILAQIPADQKIIFGPDRNLGGYLQRKTGRELLLWPGVCIVHEAFSETELLKLKAEHPGAPIAAHPECPAYILDHADYVGSTKGILDFSKTMPGDTLIVATEPHIIHQMQKAMPEKNFIGAPGADGNCNCNICPYMALNTMEKLYLALRDLSPKIEIEEGLRVRAKKSLDRMLELAGATVGQGDLGPVPA; encoded by the coding sequence ATGGACGCGCGCAACGGCATCGGCGGCAGCCTCAGCGGACTGGATCTCCGCGCCGAGATCGAGCGGCTGCGCAAGGAGCGCAACGCGGTGATCCTGGCGCATTACTACCAGAAGCCCGAACTGCAGGATCTGGCCGATTTCGTCGGCGACAGCCTCGACCTCAGCCGCAAGGCCGCCGAGACGAATGCGGACGTGATCGCCTTTTGCGGCGTCCGCTTCATGGCGGAGACTGCCAAGATCCTCTCGCCCGACAAGATCGTGGTGCTGCCGGACATGGACGCGGGTTGCAGCCTGGAAGACAGCTGCCCGCCCGACCAGTTCGCCGCGTTCCGCGCGCAGCACCCCGATCACATCGCGCTGACCTATATCAACTGCTCGACCGAGGTGAAGGCGCTGAGCGACATCATCGTCACCAGCAGCTCGGCCGAAAAGATCCTCGCGCAGATCCCGGCGGACCAGAAGATCATCTTCGGGCCCGATCGCAACCTGGGCGGCTATCTCCAGCGCAAGACCGGGCGCGAGCTGCTGCTGTGGCCGGGGGTGTGCATCGTCCACGAGGCATTCAGCGAGACGGAGCTGCTCAAGCTCAAGGCCGAGCATCCCGGCGCGCCGATCGCCGCGCACCCCGAATGTCCGGCCTATATCCTCGATCATGCCGACTATGTCGGCTCGACCAAGGGCATTCTCGACTTTTCCAAGACGATGCCCGGCGACACGCTGATCGTCGCGACCGAGCCGCACATCATCCACCAGATGCAAAAGGCGATGCCGGAGAAGAACTTCATCGGCGCGCCGGGTGCGGACGGCAACTGCAATTGCAATATCTGCCCCTACATGGCGCTCAACACGATGGAGAAGCTCTACCTCGCGCTGCGCGACCTCAGCCCCAAGATCGAGATCGAGGAGGGCCTGCGCGTCCGGGCCAAGAAGAGCCTGGATCGCATGCTCGAGCTCGCCGGCGCGACGGTGGGGCAGGGCGATCTCGGGCCGGTACCGGCCTGA
- a CDS encoding NAD-dependent epimerase/dehydratase family protein yields the protein MRVLLTGSSGWLGRFLAPMLRQAGHAVTGLDVAPGTDTQVLGSVANRALVERVFAEHGIEAVIHAGGLHKPDIVRYPAQTFIDVNVGGTLNLLECAAAAGHDRFVFTSTTSLMISQAIRDEAGDAAVWLDETSGPLAPRNIYGVTKLAAEGLCRIASAEQGLATIVLRTSRFFPEDDDTHATPSGENLKANELLHRRLTVEDAARAHLVALERAPAVGHGVFVISAPTPFTQADSGDLKHDAAAVIARAFPEAASLYAARGWTLPARIGRVYDAGLAERVLGFRCETDFAAVLAALRDGAPLPFAHDPAYVSPKERGEGGALLA from the coding sequence ATGAGGGTGCTGCTCACGGGATCATCGGGCTGGCTGGGGCGCTTCCTGGCGCCGATGTTGCGTCAGGCAGGGCATGCGGTGACCGGCCTCGACGTGGCGCCGGGTACGGACACGCAGGTTCTAGGCTCGGTCGCGAACCGCGCGCTGGTCGAACGCGTGTTCGCCGAACACGGCATCGAGGCGGTGATCCATGCCGGCGGCCTGCACAAGCCGGACATCGTGCGCTATCCGGCGCAGACCTTTATCGACGTGAACGTGGGCGGCACGCTCAACCTGCTCGAATGCGCGGCGGCGGCGGGGCATGACCGGTTCGTCTTCACCTCCACCACCTCGCTGATGATCAGCCAGGCGATCCGCGACGAGGCGGGCGACGCGGCGGTGTGGCTCGACGAGACCAGCGGGCCGCTTGCCCCCCGCAACATCTACGGCGTCACCAAGCTCGCCGCCGAGGGGCTGTGCCGGATCGCCTCGGCCGAGCAGGGCCTGGCGACGATAGTGCTGCGCACCAGCCGCTTCTTCCCCGAGGACGACGATACCCATGCGACGCCTTCGGGCGAGAACCTCAAGGCCAACGAGCTGCTCCACCGCCGGCTGACGGTGGAGGATGCGGCGCGGGCGCATCTGGTGGCGCTGGAGCGGGCGCCGGCAGTGGGGCACGGCGTATTCGTGATTTCCGCCCCGACGCCGTTCACGCAGGCCGACTCCGGCGACCTCAAGCACGACGCCGCGGCGGTGATCGCGCGGGCCTTCCCCGAGGCGGCCTCGCTCTATGCGGCGCGGGGCTGGACGCTGCCGGCGCGCATCGGCCGGGTTTATGATGCCGGGCTCGCCGAGCGCGTGCTGGGCTTCCGCTGCGAGACCGATTTCGCGGCGGTGCTGGCGGCGCTGCGCGACGGCGCGCCGCTGCCCTTCGCGCACGACCCGGCCTATGTCTCGCCCAAGGAACGTGGCGAAGGCGGCGCGCTTCTGGCATAG
- the leuC gene encoding 3-isopropylmalate dehydratase large subunit: protein MSSEPRTLYEKIWADHVVERRDDGTCLIYIDRHLVHEVTSPQAFAGLRAADRKVRRPDLTLAVPDHNLPTTPRVDAAGNALPIADPASAGQLSALRGNVAEFGVPYIDALDARQGIVHVVGPEQGFTLPGTTLVCGDSHTSAHGALGALAFGIGTSEVEHVLATQTLLLKQSKTMEVRVDGTLGHGVSAKDVVLAIIGKIGAAGGTGYVIEFTGEVIRNLSIEGRLTISNMSIEGGARSGLIAPDEKTFAYLKGRPLAPTGEAWDRAVAYWKTLPTDRHAVYDKVVTLDAADIAPSLTWGTSPEDVVPITGVVPDPESFDDPSKRAAAQRSLDYMGLTPGTAMQDIPVEHIFIGSCTNSRIEDLRAAAAVVQGRKVADRIRQALIVPGSGLVKRQAEEEGLDRIFLEAGFQWREPGCSMCLAMNPDKVPAGERCASTSNRNFVGRQGPGSRTHLVSPAMAAAAAVTGHLTDVRELMANQA from the coding sequence ATGTCGAGTGAACCGCGCACCCTGTACGAGAAGATCTGGGCCGACCATGTCGTCGAGCGCCGGGACGATGGCACCTGCCTGATCTATATCGATCGCCACCTCGTCCACGAAGTCACCAGCCCGCAGGCCTTTGCCGGCCTCCGCGCGGCCGATCGCAAGGTGCGTCGCCCCGACCTTACCCTCGCGGTGCCCGATCACAACCTGCCCACCACCCCGCGCGTCGATGCCGCCGGCAACGCGTTGCCGATCGCCGATCCGGCCAGCGCCGGCCAGCTCTCGGCGCTGCGCGGCAATGTCGCCGAGTTCGGCGTGCCCTATATCGACGCGCTCGATGCCCGGCAGGGGATCGTCCATGTCGTCGGGCCCGAACAGGGCTTCACGCTGCCCGGCACCACGCTGGTCTGCGGCGACAGCCACACCTCGGCACATGGCGCGCTGGGGGCGCTGGCCTTCGGCATCGGCACCAGCGAGGTCGAGCATGTGCTCGCCACGCAGACGCTGCTGCTCAAGCAGTCGAAGACGATGGAAGTCCGCGTCGACGGCACGCTCGGCCACGGCGTCAGCGCCAAGGACGTGGTGCTGGCGATCATCGGCAAGATCGGCGCGGCCGGCGGCACCGGCTATGTCATCGAATTCACCGGCGAGGTGATCCGCAACCTCTCGATCGAGGGGCGGCTGACCATCTCCAACATGTCGATCGAGGGCGGCGCGCGCTCGGGCCTGATCGCGCCGGACGAGAAGACCTTCGCCTATCTCAAGGGTCGCCCGCTCGCCCCCACCGGCGAGGCATGGGACCGTGCGGTCGCCTATTGGAAGACGCTGCCGACCGACAGGCACGCGGTGTACGACAAGGTGGTGACGCTGGACGCGGCGGACATCGCGCCCTCGCTCACCTGGGGCACCAGCCCCGAGGACGTTGTGCCGATCACCGGCGTCGTCCCCGACCCCGAGAGCTTCGACGATCCCTCGAAGCGCGCCGCCGCGCAGCGCTCGCTCGACTATATGGGCCTCACCCCCGGCACCGCGATGCAGGATATTCCGGTGGAGCACATCTTCATCGGATCGTGCACCAACAGCCGGATCGAGGACCTGCGCGCCGCCGCGGCGGTGGTGCAGGGCCGCAAGGTGGCCGATCGCATCCGCCAGGCGCTGATCGTGCCGGGCTCGGGGCTGGTCAAGCGCCAGGCCGAGGAAGAGGGGCTCGACCGCATCTTCCTGGAAGCGGGCTTCCAGTGGCGCGAGCCGGGCTGCTCGATGTGCCTGGCAATGAACCCCGATAAGGTTCCGGCCGGAGAACGTTGTGCTTCCACTTCAAATCGCAATTTCGTAGGGCGGCAGGGCCCGGGTTCGCGCACGCATCTCGTCTCGCCCGCAATGGCGGCGGCTGCGGCGGTGACCGGGCACCTGACGGACGTTCGCGAGTTGATGGCGAACCAGGCGTAA